The Phaseolus vulgaris cultivar G19833 unplaced genomic scaffold, P. vulgaris v2.0 scaffold_15, whole genome shotgun sequence genomic interval ACTTGTTGAAACAATATACGTTGGTTTAGTTAGCTTAATAGCCTGATGCAGGAGGTGGTGGTGACTTATAGATATATGGTGGTGGAGGGGGAGATTTGTGGACATATGAAGGAGACTTGTACACGTATGGTGGAGGAGGTGAGGGGGATGGAGGTGGTGGGGACTTGTAAACGTAAGGAGGGGGAGGTGATGGAGATGGAGGAGGAGGAGATTTGTAGACATATGTAGGAGACTTGTACAAATATGGTGGAGGAGGTGAGGGCGATGGAGGTGGTGGGGACTTGTAGACATAAGGAGGGGGAGGTGATGGAGATGGTGGAGGGGGAGCTTTGTAGACATATTCAGAAGACTTATACACATATGGTGGAGGAGGTGAGGGGGATGGAGGTGGAGGGGACTTGTAAACATAAGGAGGGGGAGGTGATGGAGATGGTGGAGGAGGGGATTTGTAAACATATGGAGGAGGTGGTGAAGGAGATGGAGGTGGGGGAGACTTGTAAATATAAGGAGGGGGAGGTGATGGAGATGGTGGAGGGGGAGATTTGTAGACATATGGAGGAGGAGGTGAGGGGGATGGAGGTGGTGGGGACTTGTAGACATAAGGAGGGGGAGGTGATGGAGATGGTGGAGGGGGAGACTTGTACACATATGGTGGAGGAGGTGATGGGGATGGAGGTGGTGGGGACTTGTAGACATAAGGAGGGGGAGGTGATGGAGATGGTGGAGGGGGAGATTTATAGACATATGGTGGAGGAGGTGAGGGTGATGGAGGTGGTGGCGACTTGTAGACATAAGGAGGGGGAGGTGATGGAGATGGTGGAGGGGGAGATTTGTAGACATATGGAGGAGACTTGTACACATATGGTGGAGGAGGTGAGGGAGATGGAGGTGGTGGGGACTTGTAAACATAAGGAGGGGGAGGTGATGGAGAAGGTGGAGGAGGGGATTTGTAAACATATGGAGGAGGTGGTGAAGGAGATGGAGGTGGGGGAGACTTGTAAACATAAGGAGGAGGAGGTGATGGAGATGGTGGAGGGGGAGATTTGTAGACATATGGAGGAGACTTATACACATATGGTGGAGGAGGTGAGGGGGATGGAGGTGGTGGAGACTTGTAGACATAAGGAGGGGGAGGTGATGGAGATGGTGGAGGGGGAGACTTGTAGACATATGGTGGAGGAGGTGAGGGGGATGGAGGTGGTGGAGACTTATAAACATAAGGAGGGGGAGGTGATGGAGATGATGGAGGGGGAGACTTGTACACATATGGTGGAGGAGGTGAGGGGGATGGAGGTGGTGGAGACTTGTAGACATAAGGAGGGGGAGGTGATGGAGATGGTGGAGGGGGAGATTTGTAAACATATGGAGGAGGTGGTGAAGGAGATGGAGGTGGGGGAGACTTGTAAACATAAGGAGGGGGTGGTGATGGGGATGGAGGTGGAGGAGACTTATAAACATATGGTGGGGGTGGTGATGGGGATGGTGGTGGAGGAGACTTGTAGATGTATGGAGGTGGTGGTGAAGGAGAGGGAGGTGGTGGTGACTTATAGACATAAGGTGAAGGTGGAGATTTGTATGCATGAGGAGGTGATTTGTGATGGTGGTGTGGAGATTTGTATTCATGTGGAGGTGATTTGTGATGGTGGGGTGGGTGTTCTGCATGCTTTGGTGGAGAGTAATAGGTTGGCTGGGATGAATAGTAAGTCTTATGATCATCACCAGCGACATTGATAGCAATTAGGCAAAATGCCAATCCATAGATGAGTCGAGGCCAGTGCCTCGGCCCTGCTGATGTTCTCATCTTCTGTCAGTATGCAGTAGCAGTCGTTGTTTAGATGAGCTATGCTCTTCTATGCTTGCATTTGCAAACTATGCATCATAACCCTTTATATAGTGTTAGCCTTCAGTTATGGCTGAtactatttatttgtttatttcatCGACAGACTGGTTAAGGATTTAAATATACATGCTGCACATTACCCTTTTGTTCAAATCATTATTTGGAGTTGAAGTTGCGGGCCTCCATTATGTGAACTCATATTTCTTTTGATATGAATCAGCAACAAAGTCAAGAAAGAAAGGTGGCAATGACATGGTTGGACGTAAGTACTAGTTAAATTGGTTCACATTTTGAAAATGCGCGTTAAAGCAGCTAGCTATGATTATTTCCATTAAACTTTAGAGAACCGGTGATTATATTTGAGCATACCAGAAGTACCAAACATCATATTGAAGTCAAATGTCAGGGTGTCGGTGAAAACAAAAACCTACCAGACATCCCTATCAATAAGCAAACTTACATTCTCAAGTCATGACAATAACTATAATGAAAAGTATCCTTATAGTTTTATCTTGGTATAATTAccttagagaccattttatggTTTTTCTCATCCGTACAAAATTTGGTCTAATGAACCTTTGATCAGTTACCCATTTGACTAAGTTTTCAAGGTTTAACTGTTGATGTAATATTATTGTTACTTGACTAATGTTTGTTTTTCCACATTAACATTGAGCATCTAACTAACTAAGACTGAAGGTCCATGTTCTTAGCTGCATTTTTAGTGGTTTCCCTATCCGATTCTAATTTTCCATTACATTACTGGTCTAGTGGAACTCTGCAGGTAGAAcccattttttttgtagtgatttcATTATACTTGCTATATGTACTGTTTTAGAGATATTAGAGAAGGCTGCTACTGTTGTTACTCTGCCATCTTCGTGTTGTTTAGACTTGAAAGAATTCAAAGGCATTTATTCTATATATAAGATAATCCATTTGTTGCATTCTGATGGTCATTTAATTTCATAGATAAACACAAGTTGCATTTTGATAGTCATTTAATTGCATAGAAAAACACAACTTGCTCCACTTATTCCTCTTGCTGATTTATTATGTCCTTGACATCGTGCAGGGAGCTATTAGATTTATTAATGCATGTCAAAATGAACTATTTGTGTCTGTCGTAGACTCAATGCCAAAGACATTGGAGATTCATTTTCTTATCAAGTTAAGGTACAAATTAGTCATGAGTTACACTAGGAAGAATACGATCAGAATACCTGGTTTAGGTTTTGATGTCAGAAATAATAGATGGTAGTAAATTACATGCTGCTAGTATATTTATCTGCATCCAAATATatatatctcattttttttattttttttaataaaaactttcatgttaagcatttatgcaacttgacatctctgTTCACatttcaagtaacaacaatcatctgtcatcaacTATATTAAAGCGATCTtagttttgaaattttgatGAACAGTGATGTCTCTCCTATAAGACATTTTCCCTGAATTCATGAAGTTTTAAATTcacttaattatattattactcATCTCATTTAGTTTAGTATTTCTATTTTCAACTCCCTAATCAAACTCATTAATACACAGACATTGTAATGAACATGTATAGGTTTGACATGGTACTGCTACAGGTAACCTCTGCTTTGTGTTTGGCTGAAAGAGAATTGCTTCATATTCCATTGCAGTTGAGTTCTAATCTAACCTGGGTTCACAAATAATTGAGGTTGACATTGTCAACGAGTTGGTGTAGCCAGCTGTGGAAATCCATCCATAATCTTCCCTCCCTCAGGTTCTCCTTAAACCTAATTTATTTCCCTGTAAATTTCATGAAAATAGATAATATCTTCTAAAATGCAACTTCTCTGATATAGTAAGAAGCAATTTTAACCATTCCATTTTGGATAGAGGGGTAAGATTAttcttttatgttatttttcaattcaCTGGTACGCATATTCTTCATGGAAAAAAAGAGTTGAGATTAATTTTGTGTGATATGGAGTTTACAAACTTTTTAGCTTTTTGGGGAAAAGAGATAATTTTTGGCTTTTcaactttttgtattttctttattcaATATGTTGGATAAGGTTTTATGTGGAAATTACGAAGATTGGTCAATTAATTCCTTAATTCCCGAacgttaattattttaattttcataatttcaGGAACTGAAAATGCAATTGTTTATGTAATTAAATTTATCAATGCTCTTATTtcatacattattttttattttaaatttggtataTGTTGGGTTCttgcttttttttctctttcttttttaatttgagatatcttttaataaaaaaattgagtcGTAGTTAAGAGGTTGacttgtttttatatattttttgtgttCAGACAGACATGAGATCCAATCTTTGTCCACTTACATATTTATTAAGAAGCATGATTGTCCTTCAACCATGTTAgttcttcatttttatttaataaaaaacttaaaataagatttttaatcataaaaagatcagttaaaaataataattcaaaatactaAACTTTAAACCAGAACAATAATAGGTAaataccactacaagaaaatcataaaatagaaactaatttttagagaccaaaataattagttacaatagtaattaaattagagaccattttagaaactaaaaaaaattagtttctattattgttaaaaagtttttaaattagtatctaattagcaactaagattttagagaccaaatttagaaactaaataattggtaattaaaactttggttgttaattagataccaatttaaaaattatttacaataataaaaattaatttagaaaccaattttttatttagtttataaaatggtctctaattgagttactattgcaactaattattttggtctctaaaaattgatttctatttcatgatttttttttagtgtacaATGAGATCAAAGCATGTATCAGAATTATAACTCTTTGATTTTtgagtttaataaaaaaatcactttaatatgatttttagataattattatttaaaaaatgaataaatgttGGTCGTATACAATAATTATTCATTGAATAATgatgtaaaattaaaatatatattgtttgATCTTAACTTTTATGCAtaatgtaaatttattttattaactttttctCTTAGAAGTAATTAGTATAGAACTATCTGCAcatagtattttttatattatgatattataccgcactaataattttttataaaggaATTTTGTTATTTCAATTTGTGTGCATTATTTCTTAcaaataagaagaaaatataagtGTAATACTTTAAGCTTTATCAATattcttcaataaaaaaaaaacaaaaatttgtttCAATGCACACCAAAATTTAACAAGACCTGACATTATATTGTTAGTTATATTATAATGAACAATTTGATCCATGAGAGTTTCAATTTAGTTCCAGGacttgaataaattaaaataaattcttaaaaacaatttcatttttcaCTTTCATGTTTAATTTCAGATAGATATTCTTCCTACAGTTATAATAAAAAgggaaatttattaaaatgaacttTGTGTAAGAATTTTATTGAAACTAATAATAAATGTGAAAGATAAAggttataatttcaaaatttatttatttattaacttttagTAATTT includes:
- the LOC137817071 gene encoding extensin-2-like, with protein sequence MRTSAGPRHWPRLIYGLAFCLIAINVAGDDHKTYYSSQPTYYSPPKHAEHPPHHHKSPPHEYKSPHHHHKSPPHAYKSPPSPYVYKSPPPPSPSPPPPYIYKSPPPPSPSPPPPYVYKSPPPPSPSPPPPYVYKSPPPPSPSPPPPYVYKSPPPPSPSPPPPYVYKSPPPPSPSPPPPYVYKSPPPSSPSPPPPYVYKSPPPPSPSPPPPYVYKSPPPPSPSPPPPYVYKSPPPPSPSPPPPYVYKSPPYVYKSPPPPSPSPPPPYVYKSPPPPSPSPPPPYVYKSPPPPSPSPPPPYVYKSPPPPSPSPPPPYVYKSPPYVYKSPPPPSPSPPPPYVYKSPPPPSPSPPPPYVYKSPPPPSPSPPPPYVYKSPPPPSPSPPPPYVYKSPPPPSPSPPPPYVYKSPPPPSPSPPPPYVYKSPPPPSPSPPPPYIYKSPPPPSPSPPPPYVYKSPPPPSPSPPPPYVYKSPPPPSPSPPPPYVYKSSEYVYKAPPPPSPSPPPPYVYKSPPPPSPSPPPPYLYKSPTYVYKSPPPPSPSPPPPYVYKSPPPPSPSPPPPYVYKSPSYVHKSPPPPPYIYKSPPPPASGY